In Nocardioides sp. InS609-2, a single genomic region encodes these proteins:
- a CDS encoding MarC family protein yields MSSVLDVVLLTEVSVTLFVIMDPVGTVPIFLSLTSGRSPATARKAAWQAVTVSFVVITAFAFFGQQILSYLHISLPALQCAGGLLLLLVALELLTGNEKEPTAAAGTNVALVPLGTPLLAGPGAIVATMLFSQQVHGLATFMAVALGVILTHISLWLAMRFSLPILRLIRESGVLLVTRIAGLLLSAIAVQLVADAVRAFIAGEG; encoded by the coding sequence GTGAGCAGCGTGCTCGACGTCGTACTCCTCACCGAGGTGTCCGTGACGCTCTTCGTGATCATGGACCCCGTCGGCACGGTCCCGATCTTCCTGTCGCTCACCTCGGGCCGCTCGCCCGCGACCGCCCGCAAGGCCGCGTGGCAGGCGGTGACGGTGTCGTTCGTGGTGATCACGGCGTTCGCGTTCTTCGGCCAGCAGATCCTGTCCTACCTGCACATCTCTCTGCCAGCGCTGCAGTGCGCCGGTGGCCTGCTGCTCCTGCTCGTCGCCCTCGAGCTGCTCACGGGAAACGAGAAGGAGCCCACCGCCGCGGCGGGCACCAACGTCGCGCTGGTCCCTCTCGGCACCCCGCTGTTGGCCGGGCCGGGCGCGATCGTGGCCACCATGCTGTTCTCGCAGCAGGTGCACGGGCTGGCGACGTTCATGGCGGTGGCCCTCGGCGTGATCCTGACGCACATCAGCCTGTGGCTGGCGATGCGTTTCTCGCTGCCGATCCTGCGGCTGATCCGGGAGAGCGGCGTGCTGCTGGTGACCCGGATCGCAGGCCTGCTGCTCTCGGCGATCGCCGTACAGCTGGTCGCGGACGCGGTGCGGGCGTTCATCGCGGGCGAGGGCTGA
- a CDS encoding PHP domain-containing protein, producing MRIDLHTHSLASDGTQTPAELVEAAARAGLDVLGLTDHDTADGWTEAARAAETAGISLVRGMEISTRHEGRGVHLLAYLPDPAYPPLVERLALILDGRNARVPAIVERLQDQGVDVTEADVRRVAGASAAAGRPHVADALVERGVVADRREAFDRFLSPGRAGHVHRYAAELVTMIATVRDAGGVTVMAHPWGRAAPGTLDEAAFAGLAELGLSGIEADHRDHTAEQRAELREIATNLGMVVTGSSDHHGLGKVDHDLGCFTTAPDQYARLLELAAAAAVRSGRTTPEVVA from the coding sequence GTGCGCATCGACCTCCACACCCACTCGCTCGCGAGTGACGGCACGCAGACTCCCGCGGAGCTGGTCGAGGCGGCGGCGCGCGCCGGCCTCGACGTCCTTGGGCTCACCGACCACGACACTGCCGATGGCTGGACCGAGGCCGCCCGGGCGGCCGAGACGGCCGGCATCTCGCTCGTGCGCGGCATGGAGATCAGCACCCGGCACGAGGGTCGCGGCGTACACCTGCTGGCCTACCTGCCCGACCCGGCCTACCCGCCGCTGGTCGAGAGGCTGGCCCTCATCCTCGACGGCCGCAACGCCCGCGTGCCCGCCATCGTCGAGCGGCTGCAGGACCAGGGCGTCGACGTCACCGAGGCCGACGTACGCCGCGTGGCCGGTGCCTCCGCGGCAGCCGGCCGCCCGCACGTCGCCGACGCACTGGTCGAACGCGGAGTCGTGGCCGATCGCCGCGAGGCGTTCGACCGTTTCCTGAGCCCCGGCCGGGCGGGCCACGTGCACCGCTACGCTGCCGAGCTGGTCACCATGATCGCGACCGTGCGCGACGCCGGCGGCGTGACCGTGATGGCCCACCCGTGGGGACGCGCCGCGCCGGGCACCCTCGACGAGGCCGCGTTCGCCGGGCTGGCGGAGCTGGGCTTGTCCGGCATCGAGGCCGACCACCGCGACCACACCGCCGAGCAGCGCGCCGAGCTGCGCGAGATCGCCACCAACCTCGGCATGGTCGTCACCGGTTCCAGCGACCACCACGGGCTCGGCAAGGTCGACCACGACCTCGGGTGCTTCACGACCGCGCCCGACCAGTACGCCCGGCTTCTCGAGCTGGCTGCCGCAGCAGCCGTGCGCTCGGGTCGTACGACGCCCGAGGTGGTGGCGTGA
- a CDS encoding DUF6758 family protein encodes MSLVAGCPRCPAAVTEYDGAWACVDHGPTVPLWRPQEASYDSFASHLSAAGAFPTYLPWPLGPGWHVSDFGVVGESADRTHATVTCSSGTSDLDGPVDVFVIAEEPGTGLGSRIAGTGGRDPGGSVHDGSPMARVLIGHKTVPLWAVSTSGADKEFNRFVVVGEAEGRWLWLVLRPASAVLLLRDEWILRDVSALGPPLVETSFGGPPPAW; translated from the coding sequence ATGTCCCTCGTCGCGGGATGTCCACGCTGCCCGGCCGCCGTCACGGAGTACGACGGCGCCTGGGCCTGCGTCGACCACGGCCCCACGGTGCCGCTGTGGCGGCCCCAGGAGGCGTCGTACGACAGCTTCGCGAGTCACCTGAGCGCAGCGGGTGCCTTCCCGACCTACTTACCCTGGCCGCTCGGCCCCGGGTGGCACGTCAGCGACTTCGGGGTGGTGGGGGAGTCGGCGGACCGCACCCACGCGACGGTGACCTGCAGCTCGGGCACGAGCGATCTCGACGGGCCGGTCGACGTCTTCGTCATCGCCGAGGAGCCCGGCACCGGGCTCGGCTCGCGGATCGCCGGCACGGGAGGCCGCGACCCCGGCGGGTCGGTGCACGACGGGTCACCGATGGCGAGGGTCCTGATCGGCCACAAGACCGTGCCGCTGTGGGCGGTGTCGACGAGCGGGGCAGACAAGGAGTTCAACCGGTTCGTGGTCGTTGGGGAGGCCGAGGGCCGCTGGCTGTGGCTGGTGCTGCGGCCTGCGTCGGCGGTGCTGCTGCTGCGCGACGAGTGGATCCTGCGGGATGTGTCGGCCCTCGGTCCGCCGCTGGTGGAGACGAGTTTCGGGGGGCCGCCGCCGGCCTGGTGA
- a CDS encoding histidine phosphatase family protein has translation MTNELWVCRHGETEWSRDGKHTSTTDLPLTDEGEQVAATLAQRLAGTSFELVLTSPRLRARHTAELAGFGDAAEVDEDLVEWDYGDYEGITTDEIRKTVPGWTVFNHPTPGGETAEQVGERLHRVVDRARAATGRVLVFGHGHSLRVLAALWLQQDVVDGRHLRLDTATISTLGFERETPVLLRWNT, from the coding sequence ATGACGAATGAGCTCTGGGTCTGCCGCCACGGCGAGACCGAGTGGAGTCGCGACGGCAAGCACACGTCGACCACCGACCTGCCGCTGACCGATGAGGGCGAGCAGGTTGCGGCCACGCTCGCGCAGCGGCTGGCCGGTACGTCGTTCGAGCTCGTGCTGACCAGCCCGCGGCTGCGCGCGCGTCATACGGCCGAGCTTGCCGGCTTCGGCGACGCCGCCGAGGTCGACGAAGACCTGGTCGAGTGGGACTACGGCGACTACGAGGGCATCACCACCGACGAGATCCGCAAGACGGTGCCGGGCTGGACTGTGTTCAACCATCCGACGCCGGGCGGCGAGACCGCCGAGCAGGTCGGGGAACGCCTGCACCGCGTGGTCGACCGGGCGCGGGCGGCCACCGGGCGGGTACTGGTGTTCGGCCATGGCCACTCCCTGCGCGTGCTGGCCGCTCTCTGGCTACAGCAGGACGTCGTCGACGGACGCCACCTCCGCCTCGACACTGCCACGATCTCGACGCTCGGCTTCGAGCGCGAGACCCCTGTGCTGCTCCGCTGGAACACCTGA
- a CDS encoding MaoC family dehydratase — protein sequence MQFGRSYEEFEVGATYKHWPGKTVTEFDDHMFCLLTMNHHPLHLDVNYASETTQFGKNVVVGNYVYSILLGMSVPDVSGKAIANLEVESLRHVAPTFHGDTLYGETTVLDKWESKSKDDRGVAHVETIGYNQDGKVVCIFRRKVMVPKDSYLTERGGEQPGRPTPQPDKFWPGTQDA from the coding sequence ATGCAATTCGGACGCAGCTATGAGGAGTTCGAGGTCGGTGCGACCTACAAGCACTGGCCCGGCAAGACGGTCACCGAGTTCGACGACCACATGTTCTGCCTCCTCACCATGAACCACCACCCGCTCCACCTCGACGTCAACTACGCGAGCGAGACGACGCAGTTCGGCAAGAACGTCGTGGTCGGCAACTACGTCTACTCGATCCTGCTCGGCATGAGCGTGCCGGACGTCTCGGGCAAGGCGATCGCCAACCTCGAGGTCGAGTCGCTGCGACACGTGGCGCCGACGTTCCACGGGGACACGTTGTACGGCGAGACGACGGTGCTGGACAAGTGGGAGTCGAAGTCCAAGGACGACCGGGGCGTCGCACACGTCGAGACGATCGGCTACAACCAGGACGGCAAGGTCGTGTGCATCTTCCGCCGCAAGGTGATGGTGCCCAAGGACAGCTACCTGACCGAGCGCGGCGGCGAGCAGCCCGGCCGGCCGACCCCGCAGCCCGACAAGTTCTGGCCCGGCACCCAAGACGCCTGA
- a CDS encoding DUF5302 domain-containing protein, whose product MTETNGNDDLKAKMREALDRKNTKEKGVHQDGPVREKAHGSEVEGGSSPKMHRRKAGGGGS is encoded by the coding sequence ATGACTGAGACCAACGGCAACGACGACCTCAAGGCCAAGATGCGCGAGGCCCTGGACCGCAAGAACACCAAGGAGAAGGGCGTCCACCAGGACGGTCCGGTGCGCGAGAAGGCGCACGGCTCCGAGGTCGAGGGTGGCTCGTCCCCGAAGATGCACCGTCGCAAGGCCGGTGGCGGGGGCTCCTGA
- a CDS encoding endonuclease/exonuclease/phosphatase family protein — MRPSRYAHSDVLRAGAVAVVVALVLAAMTLDLDRSPRQEAAPDEAAPVDVVEQVAARPKKTQGKSAKVQVAEREKAVKKLARVAQTKADYREDLLVKLGRVPVGATAPTSVRISSFNLLGAGHTAPGGDRKGFASGPTRMQWSMSLLQLHDVDVVGFQEFQPSQYTAFMSSFGSQYGVYPGPQLGPASMANSIAYRLDKWELVSATGIDIPYFGGNPVKMPLILLKNKQTGRQMYFSNFHNPADAQGPAQQWRNQATQIQVNMVNNLRATTGLPVFITGDMNDREEYFCPITTQASMRAANGGGSGPGACSMPPKPWQVDWIFGSPEVTFANYVADRSPLVVRSTDHPMVVADATVAAAIGTGECYPVRKGTGWVPCPGDGTLGRTDGGTTTTDEGGQ, encoded by the coding sequence GTGCGGCCATCTCGGTACGCCCACTCCGACGTACTGCGCGCTGGCGCCGTGGCGGTGGTCGTCGCTCTGGTGCTCGCGGCGATGACCCTCGACCTCGACCGTTCGCCACGCCAGGAAGCGGCACCCGACGAGGCCGCACCTGTCGATGTCGTCGAGCAGGTGGCGGCGCGCCCGAAGAAGACTCAGGGCAAGTCCGCCAAGGTCCAGGTCGCCGAGCGTGAGAAGGCCGTCAAGAAGCTCGCGCGGGTCGCCCAGACGAAGGCTGACTACCGCGAGGACCTGCTCGTCAAGCTCGGCCGCGTGCCGGTCGGTGCGACCGCACCCACGAGCGTGCGCATCAGCTCGTTCAACCTCCTCGGCGCCGGCCACACCGCGCCCGGCGGTGACCGCAAGGGCTTCGCCTCCGGCCCCACCCGCATGCAGTGGTCGATGAGCCTGTTGCAGCTGCACGACGTCGACGTCGTGGGCTTCCAGGAATTCCAGCCGTCGCAGTACACCGCGTTCATGTCCTCGTTCGGTTCCCAGTACGGCGTATACCCGGGCCCGCAGCTCGGCCCGGCCTCGATGGCCAACTCGATCGCCTACCGCCTCGACAAGTGGGAGCTCGTCAGCGCCACGGGCATCGACATCCCCTACTTCGGTGGCAACCCGGTGAAGATGCCGCTCATCCTGCTCAAGAACAAGCAGACCGGGCGCCAGATGTACTTCTCCAACTTCCATAACCCCGCCGACGCGCAGGGTCCCGCCCAACAGTGGCGCAACCAGGCGACCCAGATCCAGGTCAACATGGTCAACAACCTGCGGGCGACCACCGGTCTCCCGGTGTTCATCACCGGTGACATGAACGACCGCGAAGAGTACTTCTGCCCGATCACCACCCAGGCGTCCATGAGGGCGGCCAACGGCGGTGGCTCCGGCCCCGGCGCATGTTCGATGCCGCCCAAGCCTTGGCAGGTCGACTGGATCTTCGGGTCACCCGAGGTCACGTTCGCCAACTATGTCGCCGACCGCAGCCCGCTCGTGGTCCGCAGCACCGACCACCCGATGGTGGTGGCCGACGCGACCGTCGCCGCCGCGATCGGCACCGGTGAGTGCTACCCGGTCCGCAAGGGCACCGGCTGGGTTCCGTGCCCCGGAGACGGCACACTGGGCCGTACTGACGGCGGCACCACCACCACCGACGAGGGAGGCCAGTGA